CGCCGGCGCGGTAGGCGAAGCTCACCTGCAGCACGTCGCCGGCACGGACCTGGACCGGCTGCGTCAGCGGCAGGGTCATGTAGTGATTCAGCCAGTCGACGGTGGTGCCCCGTTCCTGTACGACGGCCAGGATGTTCTTCGTCACAAAGCGCATCGCGTTGACGGTGCCGGCGCGTTCCACCACGAACTTGCCCTGCCACGCATACGACAGCGCGTTCGGCTGGGTGAAGTCGACCACGGCATACACGGCGGGCTGCGCCAGCTCGACCGTGTGGTTGTGCACCACGCCCGTTTCCTGGAACTGCACGATGGGGGCGTAAAAACCTTCGAAATCGTATTCCTGCTGCAGGGGCTGGACGGCCATCAGCACGGCTTCGGGGATGAAGATGGGCAGCGGGCCGCCGAACTTCTGCGCATAGCGGCGCTTGAACGCCTCGATCACCGCGACCTGCTTCTCGCGCAGCATGGCCACGTGGATCATCTCGCAGATGACGACGTCGACCGGCTCGGGCGGCAGGTATTCGAACGCGTCCGCATGGATCACCTCGACCTTTTCGCCGTTCGGGTTCAGCGCCATGAACTTGCGTGCTTCCTTGACCATGTCGGGATTGAACTCGACGCAATAGACCTTGTCCGCCTTGGCGGCCGCGAACCACGACAGCACGCCGGTGCCGCCGCCCAGCTCCAGCACCTTCATGCCGGGCCGCACCACGTAGTCGATGGCCGACTTGAAGCCATGCATGCGGTTGTTGTCCATCAGCATGTTGTGATGGTAGTGCACCGGG
This is a stretch of genomic DNA from Pseudoduganella chitinolytica. It encodes these proteins:
- a CDS encoding methyltransferase domain-containing protein, which translates into the protein MLNEREIESCYLGQFIPVHYHHNMLMDNNRMHGFKSAIDYVVRPGMKVLELGGGTGVLSWFAAAKADKVYCVEFNPDMVKEARKFMALNPNGEKVEVIHADAFEYLPPEPVDVVICEMIHVAMLREKQVAVIEAFKRRYAQKFGGPLPIFIPEAVLMAVQPLQQEYDFEGFYAPIVQFQETGVVHNHTVELAQPAVYAVVDFTQPNALSYAWQGKFVVERAGTVNAMRFVTKNILAVVQERGTTVDWLNHYMTLPLTQPVQVRAGDVLQVSFAYRAGGSIPSLEAALRADVVFEAEEIAVTEAVPAFA